The following DNA comes from Meiothermus sp..
CAGCAGGTGCTCAAAGACCCCTACAACTTCGACTTCCTGACCCTGCACAAAGAGGCCAACGAGCGGCACCTCGAGCGCGCCCTGTTGGAGCACCTACAGCGGTTCATGCTCGAGCTGGGGGTAGGTTTCGCTTTCGTGGGCAGCCAGTACCCCCTAGAAGTAGACGGCCAGGACTACTACCTCGACCTGCTGTTTTATCACCTCAAGCTGCGCTGCTACGTGGTAATCGACCTCAAGATGACCGAGTTCAAGCCCGAGTACGCGGGCAAGATGAACTTCTACCTCTCGGCGGTGGATGACCTGCTACGCCACCCCACCGACGGCCCCACCTTGGGCCTGATCCTGTGCAAGAGTAAGCGCAAACTCACCGTAGAATACGCGCTGCGCGACCTCGCCAAGCCCCTGGGCGTGAGCAGCTTCCAACTGGCCGAGGCCCTGCCCAAGGAGTTAGAGGCCGCCTTACCGAGCGTGGAGCAGCTCGAGGCCGAGCTAAGGAGAGACGATGAGCAGTCCGACAACTGAAGTCCCAAAACCCGAAACCCGCCCTAAGCTGCCCGAGGGGTGGCGGTGGGTGAGGTTAGGGGATGTTACAAAAGTGGTAGGTGGATCGACACCTAAAACTGGCATAAAGGAGTACTGGAATGGTGATATCGTTTGGATTACACCGGCAGACTTGGGAAAGCTATCAACAAGGGAAATATATTCTTCCGGACGTAAAATTACGCAACTTGGCTATGAGAGCAGCGGTGCTGAATTAGTGCCCGTTAAGACTGTTGTTATGTCGAGCCGGGCGCCAATTG
Coding sequences within:
- a CDS encoding YhcG family protein, encoding MSELLPQDYPAFLQSLKERIRQAQTRAALAVSRELMGLYWQIGRDLEAAVRQGRWGEKVIERVAGDLKREFPGVEGFSKRNLERMRAFYQAYPDEGQFAAQPVSQLPWGHNLVLLQKLKDPAQRLWYAEQALLNGWSRAILEMQVESGLYHRQGRALTNFAQTLPPPGSDLAQQVLKDPYNFDFLTLHKEANERHLERALLEHLQRFMLELGVGFAFVGSQYPLEVDGQDYYLDLLFYHLKLRCYVVIDLKMTEFKPEYAGKMNFYLSAVDDLLRHPTDGPTLGLILCKSKRKLTVEYALRDLAKPLGVSSFQLAEALPKELEAALPSVEQLEAELRRDDEQSDN